The Phaeodactylum tricornutum CCAP 1055/1 chromosome 8, whole genome shotgun sequence genome has a window encoding:
- a CDS encoding predicted protein, which translates to MRRPRKVTPAVPAPAAATDSPADAASASKEDEEFGGFDSSDGEEPSGTAPPSPASSDDEGDGKKTAKPLARSKNTSDEVSVIEKSVIDAEPHLSKDSDGLDSVPRQDRVERKALMVVLRDVICVPLSVAAAMLNNGIKSSDDFRLLTKEDINDLCMRLKMGSMHTKRILVFAKWMHHAPNSVDVAKEFTASVLRFEMMTRAAASYDNVTTTAAKAEKSATSLLPEPFDGSQKKWLTFRYGFEAWAGASGSTFTACIAHHSDRYSKADPTGPHTSPRDVSDLFALSPVVNITRNATIFYTLMSLTSAGDAWGLVEPHEHTKDGRSAWISLCAFYEGTSQVGLTTEQARATVMESVYTGLSKQFSFTKYVARHISANNALLRNKEGYSDAQKTNFFLKGITDPALLPYKATAEARLDDWNFNRVVNYMRTSATKLSSKDRSDSRNVRQTKTTGRATGNQRGNDNKRRGSSNRPSNKGAEKPSRPHKHVLPPELWEALTPAIRESILSAKRSIAPPGREAKRAKSSDTDNSSSTVESYSQLPSSKKPIRKHTCEDHVQVDSSTPETLLRDAPTDISPHVTTKKVTFGAGVLFGRYANRVSLNRMVRSGSHFDQAPWRKSDFRLNDATLVRIRQNRSRGTKTPTNYGEAVIDTGADTVCVGAGYSVLSYTGRSVSLRGFHDDGETFERIPVVTAATAYDYDDGTTVILIFHEALNLGPTQTTSLINLNQIRHAGHQTDDIPKFLSQGKSLHGIETLDGDYIPFELKGRASLLYSRVPTQHELDNCQHIDLTCDQPWDPNSKDWEENEAKYTRHDRSRRACYTDSVPVDILPDWPPLPVSPGSVVPDFHNRVMNPRDIVREIKYATIGASISSPRVLDVDRDKLRRILGHVPMEVVERTLTATTQLAERTGEMPLHRRYKTKFEQLRYRRLKCTLYSDTFKSSIKSSRGHTHTQGFVCGDSYFIYHYLMKAESAADQGLAEFIHNIGIPAQLHTDNAKVETLSKWKKLTSSHWIKTTVTEPYSPWQNRCEHEFGAARIHTRLVLETTKCPEQLWDYALAYVIFVRNHTARKALAWITPITAMTGDTHDISEILVFEFFEPVQYFDNPDVKFPQNKAKVGRWLGIATNVGQALCYHILTDKGTVITRSTVTPLQNLDSSALQTALATFDATIREIYQPSDFALGNKIKAPAFRRDEAMKVARRSDDPGDGNTRNRHVLYDLNEGDDHIQLDPGLTVDDFFENDSPDQDPTSLIIGTDVLLTSGAVQRQGRVTKRDRDGTPVPNDDPGNFVVEFDDGTEEVHGR; encoded by the coding sequence atgcgTCGTCCGAGGAAGGTCACTCCCGCTGTTCCGGCCCCTGCCGCAGCGACGGACTCACCGGCTGatgccgcgtccgcatccaaagaggatgaggagttcggaggattcgactcctccgacggtGAGGAGCCTTCGGGCACCGCACCGCCATCGCCAGCATcttcggatgatgaaggtgatggcaaaaagactgcaaagcctttggctcgcagcaagaacacgtcTGACGAAGTCAGTGTGATCGAGAAAAGCGTCATCGACGCAGAGCCTCACTTGTCTAAAGACAGTGACGGTCTCGACTCCGTTCCTCGGCAAGACCGTGTTGaacgaaaggccttgatggTCGTCCTCCGTGACGTCATCTGTGTTCCATTGTCAGTTGCGGCTGCAATGTTGAACAACGGCATTAAATCATCTGATGATTTCCGTCTTCTCACGAAGGaggacatcaatgatctctgCATGCGGCTCAAAATGGGCTCCATGCATACCAAGCGAATACTCGTCTTCGCCAAATGGATGCATCACGCACCCAACTCAGTCGATgtcgccaaagagttcacgGCTTCCGTGCTACGCTTTGAGATGATGACTAGAGCCGCGGCGTCGTATGATAATGTGACTACGACGGCTGCAAAGGCTGAAAAATCGGCTACTAGCCTCTTGCCTGAACCGTTTGATGGTTcgcagaaaaagtggctcACTTTTCGTTACGGTTTCGAAGCGTGGGCAGGCGCAAGTGGGTCCACTTTTACCGCGTGCATCGCGCACCATTCGGATCGGTATTCGAAAGCCGACCCAACCGGACCCCATACGTCGCCCCGTGACGTttcagatttgtttgcactctCCCCAGTTGTCAACATCACCAGGAACGCAACAATCTTCTATACTCTCATGTCGCTAACCAGCGCTGGGGACGCCTGGGGACTTGTTGAGCCCCACGAGCACACTAAGGACGGACGCAGTGCCTGGATTTCTCTATGTGCCTTCTATGAAGGAACGAGCCAAGTGGGTCTCACTACCGAGCAGGCTCGCGCGACAGTTATGGAGTCGGTGTATACAGGACTGTCCAAACagttttccttcaccaaatATGTCGCTCGGCATATTTCTGCCAACAATGCCCTTTTGCGTAACAAGGAGGGCTATTCGGACGCTCAGAaaacgaatttctttcttaaAGGGATTACTGATCCGGCACTCCTTCCTTATAAGGCAACTGCCGAAGCGCGACTCGATGACTGGAATTTTAATCGGGTCGTCAACTACATGCGtacgtccgcgacgaaactCAGTTCCAAGGACAGAAGCGACTCACGGAACGTACGTCAGACAAAGACCACTGGCAGAGCCACCGGCAACCAACGTGGTAACGACAACAAACGGCGTGGCTCGTCCAACCGTCCGTCGAACAAGGGGGCTGAGAAACCTTCCCGCCCTCATAAACACGTCTTACCTCCTGAGCTGTGGGAAGCCCTAACCCCAGCTATCAGGGAGAGTATCTTGAGCGCAAAACGCAGTATTGCACCCCCTGGCCGTGAGGCCAAAAGGGCTAAATCCTCAGATACAGATAACTCTAGTTCAACCGTTGAATCTTATTCACAACTGCCTAGTAGTAAAAAACCTATTCGTAAACATACATGCGAAGATCACGTCCAAGTAGATTCCAGTACCCCTGAAACCCTACTTCGTGACGCACCCACAGACATTTCACCCCACGTCACCACCAAAAAAGTGACATTTGGTGCAGGTGTCCTCTTTGGTCGGTACGCTAATCGCGTATCGTTGAATCGTATGGTCCGCTCCGGCAGTCATTTCGATCAAGCCCCTTGGCGCAAGTCGGATTTCCGACTTAACGATGCGACACTAGTTCGTATTCGTCAGAACCGCTCACGCGGAACAAAAACTCCCACCAATTATGGTGAAGCGGTAATTGACACTGGTGCAGACACCGTCTGCGTCGGTGCCGGGTACTCTGTATTGTCATACACGGGTCGATCAGTCAGCCTTCGCGGTTTTCATGATGACGGTGAAACGTTTGAACGGATTCCGGTTGTCACGGCGGCAACCGCCTATGATTATGACGACGGAACAACCGTGATTCTCATCTTTCATGAGGCACTGAACCTCGGGCCCACACAGACCACCTCGCTCATtaatttgaatcaaatccgACATGCCGGACATCAAACCGATGacattccaaaatttttgtcgcaaggCAAATCCCTTCACGGCATCGAAACTCTCGACGGTGATTATATCCCGTTTGAGCTCAAAGGTCGTGCATCCCTGTTGTATTCTCGCGTACCTACTCAACATGAGCTTGACAACTGTCAGCACATTGATCTCACTTGCGATCAACCATGGGACCCCAACAGTAAAGAttgggaagaaaatgaagcaaaGTACACGCGACacgatcgttctcgtcgtgcCTGCTACACCGACAGCGTACCGGTTGACATTCTCCCGGATTGGCCTCCACTACCCGTTTCCCCTGGATCCGTTGTACCGGATTTCCATAACCGTGTCATGAACCCTCGCGACATCGTTCGCGAAATCAAATACGCCACTATCGGTGCGTCCATATCCAGCCCTCGGGTGTTGGACGTCGACCGCGATAAATTACGGCGAATTCTCGGACATGTGCCGATGGAAGTAGTTGAGCGTACTCTTACCGCCACTACACAACTAGCGGAGCGCACGGGCGAAATGCCTTTGCATCGTCGTTATAAAACCAAGTTTGAACAACTTCGGTATCGACGTTTGAAATGCACACTTTATAGTGATACTTTTAAATCCTCTATAAAATCCTCGCGTGGACATACCCATACTCAGGGTTTTGTCTGTGGTGACTCTTACTTTATCTATCATTACCTAATGAAAGCAGAGTCCGCGGCAGACCAGGGTCTCGCCGAATTCATCCACAACATCGGTATTCCTGCACAATTGCACACCGATAACGCGAAAGTGGAAACACttagcaaatggaaaaaattaaCTTCCAGTCACTGGATAAAGACGACGGTCACTGAACCCTACTCTCCGTGGCAAAAtcgttgcgaacacgaatttgGTGCTGCGCGCATTCACACGCGCCTCGTTCTCGAAACCACCAAGTGTCCCGAACAATTATGGGACTACGCCCTTGCCTACGTCATTTTCGTACGTAACCACACGGCACGAAAAGCGCTGGCCTGGATCACGCCTATTACTGCGATGACTGGCGACACCCATGATATTTCTGAAATCctggttttcgaatttttcgaaccagttcagtattttgacaatcctgatgtcaaatttccacagaataaagccaaagtcggccgTTGGTTAGGTATTGCCACCAATGTGGGCCAAGCCTTGTGCTACCATATTTTGACGGACAAGGGTACTGTAATCACTCGATCTACTGTTACACCTCTCCAAAACCTCGATTCGTCTGCTCTGCAGACTGCCCTCGCTACTTTTGACGCCACCATAAGGGAGATTTATCAGCCTTCTGATTTCGCCCTCGgtaacaaaatcaaagcgccGGCTTTCCGCCGTGACGAAGCGATGAAAGTCGCTCGGCgatccgacgatcccggcGATGGCAACACCCGTAACAGACACGTGTTATACGATCTGAACGAAGGGGATGACCATATTCAACTGGATCCCGGGCTC